A window of the Streptomyces griseochromogenes genome harbors these coding sequences:
- a CDS encoding WhiB family transcriptional regulator: protein MQLEAHAPSVPPSQTIPPPGLTEDSTLTPLTALTALDDAIENLGVPVPCRSYDPEVFFAESPADVEYAKSLCRTCPLIEACLAGAKERREPWGVWGGELFVQGVVVARKRPRGRPRKNPVTA, encoded by the coding sequence GTGCAACTCGAAGCGCACGCCCCGTCCGTACCGCCTTCACAGACGATCCCCCCGCCCGGCCTCACGGAGGACTCCACCTTGACCCCCCTCACCGCGCTCACCGCGCTCGACGACGCCATCGAGAACCTCGGCGTACCCGTCCCCTGCCGCTCCTACGACCCGGAGGTCTTCTTCGCCGAGTCGCCGGCGGACGTCGAGTACGCCAAGTCCCTCTGCCGCACCTGCCCGCTGATCGAGGCCTGCCTCGCCGGCGCCAAGGAACGGCGTGAGCCCTGGGGCGTCTGGGGCGGCGAGCTGTTCGTCCAGGGTGTCGTCGTCGCCCGGAAGCGGCCGCGTGGTCGCCCGCGCAAGAACCCGGTCACGGCATGA
- a CDS encoding ABC1 kinase family protein gives MSDLPRKAVTRTAKLAALPLGFAGRATWGLGKRIVGESAEIVGRELQQRTAEQLFKVLGELKGGAMKFGQALSVFESALPEEVAGPYRAALTRLQEAAPPMPTRTVHTVLGERLGAGWRDLFLEFEDKPAAAASIGQVHRAVWHDGREVAVKVQYPGAGEALLSDLSQLSRFARLLGPLIPGMDIKPLIAEMRDRVSEELDYALEAQAQDAHAQEFADDPDVVVPAVVHQSEQVLVTEWIEGIPLSEIITDGTQEQRDRAGQLLARFLFSGPARTGLLHADPHPGNFRLLPGGPDGDEDWRLGVLDFGTVDRLPGGLPTPIGISLRMTLDGEADTVYELLCTEGFVKESIELDPDAVLDYLLPIIEPARVEAFTFTRSWMRSQAARIADPRSPAYQLGKRLNLPPAYLLIHRVTLSTIGVLCQLGASVRLREELEEWLPGFVPEADSIEEEPAAEA, from the coding sequence ATGTCTGATCTTCCCCGGAAGGCGGTCACCCGTACCGCCAAGCTCGCCGCGCTCCCGCTCGGCTTCGCCGGCCGGGCGACCTGGGGGCTGGGCAAGCGGATCGTGGGCGAGTCCGCGGAGATCGTCGGCCGGGAACTGCAACAGCGCACGGCTGAGCAGCTGTTCAAGGTTCTCGGGGAGCTCAAGGGCGGTGCCATGAAGTTCGGGCAGGCCCTCTCCGTCTTCGAGTCCGCCCTGCCCGAGGAGGTCGCCGGCCCCTACCGCGCGGCCCTGACCAGACTCCAGGAAGCGGCACCGCCGATGCCGACCCGCACGGTGCACACGGTGCTCGGGGAACGGCTGGGGGCGGGCTGGCGTGACCTGTTCCTGGAATTCGAGGACAAGCCGGCGGCCGCGGCCTCCATCGGACAGGTCCACCGGGCGGTGTGGCACGACGGCCGTGAGGTGGCGGTCAAGGTGCAGTACCCGGGCGCGGGCGAGGCCCTGCTGTCCGACCTGAGCCAACTGAGCCGGTTCGCCCGCCTGTTGGGGCCGCTCATCCCCGGCATGGACATCAAGCCGCTGATCGCCGAGATGCGGGACCGAGTCTCGGAGGAGCTGGACTACGCGCTGGAGGCACAGGCCCAGGACGCGCACGCGCAGGAGTTCGCGGACGACCCTGACGTGGTGGTCCCCGCCGTGGTGCACCAGAGCGAACAGGTCCTGGTCACGGAGTGGATCGAGGGCATACCGCTGTCGGAGATCATCACGGACGGCACCCAGGAGCAGCGCGACCGGGCCGGCCAGCTCCTGGCCCGATTCCTCTTCTCGGGTCCGGCCCGCACCGGCCTGCTGCACGCCGATCCGCACCCGGGCAACTTCCGGCTGCTGCCCGGCGGCCCGGACGGCGATGAGGACTGGCGCCTGGGCGTCCTGGACTTCGGCACGGTCGACCGGCTCCCGGGCGGCCTGCCGACACCGATCGGCATCTCGCTGCGGATGACCCTGGACGGCGAGGCGGACACGGTCTACGAGCTCTTGTGCACGGAGGGATTCGTCAAGGAATCCATCGAGCTCGACCCCGACGCGGTCCTCGACTACCTGTTGCCGATCATCGAACCGGCCCGGGTCGAGGCGTTCACCTTCACCCGCTCCTGGATGCGCAGCCAGGCCGCCCGCATCGCCGACCCCCGCTCCCCCGCCTACCAGCTGGGCAAGAGGCTCAACCTGCCGCCGGCCTATCTGCTGATACACCGGGTGACGCTGAGCACGATCGGCGTGCTGTGCCAGCTGGGAGCCTCGGTACGGCTGCGAGAGGAACTGGAGGAATGGCTCCCGGGATTCGTCCCCGAAGCCGACTCGATCGAGGAGGAACCAGCGGCGGAGGCGTGA
- a CDS encoding ATP-dependent DNA helicase UvrD2 → MTAATHSTLFPQAPDTADAVLEGLDPEQREVATALHGPVCVLAGAGTGKTRAITHRIAYGVHAGILQPSSVLAVTFTNRAAGEMRGRLRQLGANGVQARTFHSAALRQLQYFWPKAIGGSMPRLIDRKFQLVADAAATCNLRLDRGELRDAMAEIEWSKVTQTIPADYPYAVAKADREAPRDPVEIAHLYAAYEDLKRDRAVIDFEDVLLLTVAVLQDRHDIAEQVRAQYQHFVVDEYQDVSPLQQRLLELWLGDRDSLCVVGDASQTIYSFTGATPDHLLDFRLRHPGATVVKLVRDYRSTPQIVHLANGLLTQARGRAADHRLELVSQRPAGPEPVYAEYTDEPAEAEGAARRIRELIDAGVPAAEIAVLFRTNSQSETYEQALADAGVPYQLRGAERFFDRPEVRKAGIALRGAARFGGNDSLLDDVVDLPSQVRAVLSGEGWTSEPPAGSGAARERWESLAALVSLAHDFAAARPGATLGDFVAELDERANAQHAPTVQGVTLASLHAAKGLEWDVVFLVGIAEGMMPITYAKTDEQVEEERRLLYVGVTRARERLHLSWALSRSPGGRPNRRPSRFLDGLRPGSTATVGRTGTAATGGIERGALAGAPAVRRRTQRTPARCRVCGRTLTDAGEMKLMRCEDCPSDMDEGLYERLREWRAVQAEHSGQPDFCVFTDRTLMAIAEARPDSPAELSRIPGVLSRKLQRYGTDVLAICAGQEGVEGDESD, encoded by the coding sequence GTGACAGCAGCAACGCACTCCACCCTCTTCCCGCAGGCACCGGACACGGCCGACGCGGTGCTCGAAGGGCTCGACCCCGAGCAGCGCGAGGTGGCCACCGCCCTGCACGGCCCGGTGTGCGTCCTCGCCGGAGCGGGCACCGGCAAGACCCGGGCGATCACCCACCGCATCGCCTACGGAGTACACGCAGGCATCCTCCAGCCGTCCAGCGTGCTCGCTGTCACCTTCACCAACCGGGCCGCAGGCGAGATGCGCGGCCGCCTGCGCCAGCTCGGCGCCAACGGCGTACAGGCCCGTACCTTCCACTCCGCCGCACTGCGCCAGCTCCAGTACTTCTGGCCGAAAGCGATCGGCGGCTCCATGCCCCGGCTCATCGACCGCAAGTTCCAGCTCGTCGCCGACGCGGCCGCCACCTGCAACCTCCGCCTCGACCGCGGCGAGCTGCGCGACGCCATGGCCGAGATCGAATGGTCCAAGGTCACCCAGACCATCCCCGCCGACTACCCGTACGCGGTTGCGAAGGCCGACCGCGAGGCCCCTCGCGACCCGGTCGAGATCGCCCACCTCTACGCCGCCTACGAAGACCTCAAGCGCGACCGGGCGGTCATCGACTTCGAGGACGTCCTGCTGCTCACCGTCGCCGTCCTCCAGGACCGGCATGACATCGCCGAGCAGGTCCGCGCCCAGTACCAGCACTTCGTCGTCGACGAATACCAGGACGTCAGCCCCCTGCAGCAGCGGCTGCTGGAACTGTGGCTCGGCGACCGCGACAGCCTGTGCGTCGTCGGCGACGCCAGCCAGACGATCTACTCATTCACAGGAGCAACGCCCGACCACCTCCTCGACTTCCGCCTCCGTCACCCCGGCGCCACCGTCGTCAAGCTGGTCCGCGACTACCGCTCCACCCCCCAGATCGTCCACCTCGCCAACGGTCTGCTCACCCAGGCCCGCGGACGCGCCGCCGACCACCGGCTGGAACTGGTCTCCCAGCGCCCCGCCGGCCCCGAACCCGTCTACGCCGAGTACACCGACGAGCCCGCCGAAGCCGAGGGCGCCGCCCGCCGCATCCGCGAACTGATCGACGCCGGCGTCCCCGCCGCCGAGATCGCCGTCCTCTTCCGCACCAACTCCCAGTCCGAAACCTACGAACAAGCCCTCGCCGACGCCGGCGTCCCCTACCAGCTGCGCGGCGCCGAGCGCTTCTTCGACCGCCCCGAAGTGCGCAAGGCCGGCATCGCCCTGCGCGGCGCCGCCCGCTTCGGCGGCAACGACTCCCTGCTCGACGACGTCGTCGACCTCCCCTCACAAGTACGTGCCGTGCTGTCCGGAGAGGGCTGGACCAGCGAGCCACCGGCCGGCTCCGGCGCCGCGCGAGAACGCTGGGAATCCCTGGCCGCCCTGGTCAGCCTCGCCCACGACTTCGCCGCCGCCCGGCCGGGAGCCACCCTCGGCGACTTCGTGGCCGAGCTCGACGAACGGGCGAACGCGCAACACGCCCCGACCGTCCAGGGCGTCACCCTGGCCTCCCTCCACGCGGCCAAGGGCCTGGAGTGGGACGTCGTCTTCCTGGTCGGCATCGCCGAGGGCATGATGCCGATCACGTACGCCAAGACGGACGAACAGGTCGAGGAAGAACGCCGCCTCCTCTACGTCGGCGTGACCCGTGCCCGAGAACGCCTCCACCTCTCCTGGGCGCTGTCCCGCTCACCCGGCGGCCGCCCCAACCGCAGGCCCAGCCGTTTCCTCGACGGCCTGCGCCCCGGCTCCACCGCCACCGTCGGACGCACCGGGACGGCAGCCACCGGAGGCATCGAACGCGGCGCCCTCGCCGGCGCCCCGGCCGTCCGTCGGCGTACCCAGCGCACCCCGGCCCGCTGCAGGGTCTGCGGCCGCACACTCACCGACGCGGGCGAAATGAAGCTGATGCGCTGTGAGGACTGCCCCTCGGACATGGACGAAGGCCTCTACGAGCGGCTGCGCGAGTGGCGGGCCGTCCAGGCGGAGCACAGCGGACAGCCGGACTTCTGCGTCTTCACCGACCGGACCCTGATGGCCATCGCCGAAGCCCGGCCCGACAGCCCGGCCGAACTCTCTCGCATCCCCGGCGTCCTCAGCCGCAAGCTGCAGCGCTACGGAACCGACGTTCTGGCCATCTGCGCAGGCCAGGAGGGTGTGGAAGGCGACGAGAGCGACTGA
- a CDS encoding ATP-dependent DNA helicase, with the protein MPARITDPEQLKELLGIPFTPEQTACITAPPAPQVIVAGAGSGKTTVMAARVVWLVGTGQVAPEQVLGLTFTNKAAGELAERVRKALIKAGVTDPDAIDPDNPPGEPVISTYHSFAGRLLTDHGLRIGLEPTSRLLADATRYQLAARVLREAPGPYPALIRSFADLVSDLLALDSELAEHLVDPARLRTWDAGLLHTLEGAKLTNADLRKVPEAAAARRELADLVVRYRAAKRERDLLDFGDQIALSARLAGIPDVGRLLREEFRVVLLDEYQDTSVAQRVLLSGLFGGGTGHPVTAVGDPCQAIYGWRGASVANLDDFPEHFAHADGRPATRQALSENRRSGGRLLDLANGLAEPLRALHAGVEALRPAPGAERDGTVRCALLRTHAEETDWIADSIAHLVHTGKAPGEIAVLCRTATDFAEIQAALVARDIPVEVVGLSGLLHLPEIADLVAVCEVLQDPGANASLVRLLTGPRWRIGPRDLALLGRRARLLVAHARAGDTDDPDRRLAEAVEGVDPSEVISLADALDTFLESPLDEDADDDGLPFSPDARVRFARLATELRDLRRCLSDPLMDVLHRVLAVTGLEVELSASPHALAARRRETLSNFLDIAASFAAGDGEATLLAFLGFLRTAAQYEKGLDNALPGGENTVKVLTAHKSKGLEWDVVVVPGLVKGTFPSAQGREKWTAQARVLPHALRGDRDTLPDAGTWDSRGMKAFHEAMKEHQHTEELRLGYVTFTRPRSLLLGSGHWWGPSQKKPRGPSDFLQALHDHCAAGYGEIEAWADEPAEDEENPALHTATADQVWPLPLDDAALARRRAAAETVLAHLDTLAARQDSHPPATHDPDTFDDPDWPSPPDDEDPHAGEYPYGEDGPYGEDGPYGEDFPYDEDSYADDAAPQPEEPGDWDSWGAGRPAVPHQAPPPADPAHLRPRAREDTTEGSLKVTPEVTPEEARTIASWDRDLDALTGELQRSRQSGTDVPLPTTLTASQLLRLAEDPDGLAQELARPMPHPPQPAARRGTRFHAWVEARFEELTLPMLEPDELPGSEAEIADEHDLEALKDAFERTDYAHRTPYRVEAPFQLTLAGRVVRGRIDAVYKNGDGHGATYEIVDWKTSRSRTADPLQLAVYRLAWAEQQGVPPESVTAAFLYVRSGETVHPEGLPDRAALERLLRGDDPGDTEGVRGASRV; encoded by the coding sequence ATGCCCGCCCGTATCACCGACCCCGAGCAGCTCAAAGAGCTCCTCGGCATCCCGTTCACCCCGGAGCAGACGGCCTGCATCACCGCGCCGCCCGCCCCGCAGGTGATCGTGGCCGGAGCCGGGTCGGGCAAGACCACCGTGATGGCGGCCCGAGTGGTCTGGCTGGTCGGCACCGGGCAGGTCGCCCCCGAACAGGTCCTGGGCCTGACCTTCACCAACAAGGCCGCAGGCGAACTCGCCGAACGCGTCCGCAAGGCGCTGATCAAGGCCGGCGTGACCGACCCCGATGCCATCGACCCGGACAACCCGCCCGGCGAGCCGGTCATCTCGACGTACCACTCCTTCGCCGGCCGTCTGCTGACCGACCACGGCCTGCGCATCGGCCTCGAACCCACCTCCCGGCTGCTGGCCGACGCGACCCGCTACCAGCTCGCCGCGCGCGTGCTGCGCGAAGCCCCCGGCCCCTACCCCGCGCTCATCCGTTCCTTCGCCGACCTCGTCAGCGACCTCCTCGCCCTCGACTCCGAACTCGCCGAACACCTCGTGGACCCCGCCCGGCTGCGCACCTGGGACGCCGGCCTGCTGCACACCCTGGAGGGCGCCAAGCTCACCAACGCCGACCTGCGCAAGGTCCCCGAGGCCGCGGCCGCCCGCCGCGAACTCGCCGACCTCGTCGTGCGCTACCGCGCCGCCAAACGCGAACGCGACCTGCTCGACTTCGGCGACCAGATCGCCCTGTCCGCCCGTCTCGCCGGCATCCCCGACGTGGGCCGGCTGCTGCGCGAGGAGTTCCGTGTGGTGCTCCTGGACGAGTACCAGGACACCTCCGTGGCCCAGCGCGTCCTGCTGTCGGGCCTGTTCGGCGGCGGTACGGGCCACCCGGTCACCGCCGTGGGCGACCCCTGCCAGGCCATCTACGGCTGGCGCGGTGCCTCCGTCGCCAACCTGGACGACTTCCCCGAGCACTTCGCCCACGCCGACGGCCGCCCCGCCACCCGCCAGGCGCTCAGCGAGAACCGCCGCAGCGGCGGCCGCCTCCTCGACCTCGCCAATGGCCTCGCCGAGCCCCTGCGCGCCCTGCACGCGGGCGTGGAGGCCCTGCGCCCGGCCCCCGGCGCCGAGCGCGACGGCACGGTCCGCTGCGCCCTGCTGCGCACTCATGCCGAGGAGACCGACTGGATCGCCGACTCCATCGCCCACCTCGTCCACACCGGCAAGGCCCCCGGCGAGATCGCCGTACTGTGCCGCACGGCGACCGACTTCGCCGAGATCCAGGCCGCCCTCGTCGCCCGCGACATCCCCGTCGAGGTCGTCGGCCTGTCCGGGCTGCTGCACCTGCCCGAGATCGCCGACCTCGTCGCCGTCTGCGAAGTCCTCCAGGACCCCGGGGCCAACGCCTCGCTGGTCCGCCTGCTGACCGGCCCGCGCTGGCGCATCGGCCCCCGCGACCTCGCCCTCCTCGGCCGCCGCGCCCGACTGCTGGTCGCCCACGCGCGCGCGGGCGACACCGACGACCCCGACCGCCGGCTCGCCGAGGCCGTCGAAGGGGTCGACCCGTCCGAGGTGATATCGCTCGCGGACGCCCTGGACACGTTCCTGGAAAGCCCCCTGGACGAGGACGCGGACGACGACGGGTTGCCGTTCTCCCCGGACGCGCGCGTGCGCTTCGCCCGCCTCGCCACCGAACTGCGTGACCTGCGCCGTTGCCTGTCCGACCCGCTGATGGACGTCCTGCACCGCGTCCTCGCGGTCACCGGCCTGGAGGTGGAGCTGTCGGCGTCCCCGCACGCCCTGGCCGCCCGCCGCCGCGAGACCCTCTCCAACTTCCTGGACATCGCCGCCTCCTTCGCGGCCGGCGACGGCGAGGCCACACTGCTGGCCTTCCTCGGATTCCTGCGCACCGCCGCCCAGTACGAGAAGGGCCTCGACAACGCCCTGCCCGGCGGCGAGAACACCGTCAAGGTCCTCACCGCGCACAAGTCCAAGGGTCTGGAGTGGGACGTCGTCGTCGTGCCGGGACTGGTCAAGGGCACCTTCCCGAGCGCCCAGGGCCGCGAGAAGTGGACCGCGCAGGCCAGGGTGCTGCCGCACGCCCTGCGCGGCGACCGCGACACCCTGCCCGACGCGGGCACCTGGGACTCCCGGGGCATGAAGGCCTTCCACGAGGCGATGAAGGAGCACCAGCACACCGAGGAACTCCGCCTCGGCTACGTCACCTTCACCCGCCCCCGCTCCCTCCTCCTCGGCTCGGGCCACTGGTGGGGGCCGAGCCAGAAGAAGCCGCGCGGCCCCTCCGACTTCCTCCAGGCCCTCCACGACCACTGCGCCGCCGGGTACGGCGAGATCGAGGCGTGGGCCGACGAGCCCGCCGAGGACGAGGAGAACCCGGCCCTGCACACGGCCACCGCCGACCAGGTGTGGCCGCTGCCCCTGGACGACGCGGCGCTGGCCCGCCGCCGCGCGGCCGCCGAGACCGTCCTCGCCCACCTGGACACCCTGGCCGCCCGCCAGGACAGCCACCCGCCCGCCACCCACGACCCCGACACCTTCGACGACCCCGACTGGCCCTCACCGCCGGACGACGAGGACCCCCACGCGGGGGAGTATCCGTACGGCGAGGACGGTCCGTACGGCGAGGACGGTCCGTACGGCGAGGACTTCCCGTACGACGAGGATTCGTACGCCGACGATGCCGCCCCGCAGCCGGAGGAGCCCGGAGACTGGGACTCCTGGGGCGCCGGCCGGCCGGCCGTACCTCACCAGGCGCCGCCCCCCGCCGACCCCGCGCATTTGCGGCCCCGTGCCCGCGAGGACACCACAGAAGGCAGCCTCAAGGTCACCCCTGAGGTCACCCCTGAGGAGGCCCGCACCATCGCTTCCTGGGACCGCGACCTCGACGCGCTCACCGGCGAGCTGCAGCGCTCCCGGCAGAGCGGCACGGACGTCCCGCTGCCCACCACACTGACCGCGTCCCAGTTGCTGCGTCTCGCCGAGGACCCGGACGGGCTCGCGCAGGAACTCGCGCGCCCCATGCCGCACCCTCCGCAACCCGCCGCGCGCCGGGGCACCCGATTTCACGCCTGGGTCGAAGCGCGCTTCGAGGAATTGACTCTGCCCATGCTGGAGCCCGACGAGCTGCCCGGCAGCGAAGCCGAGATCGCCGACGAACACGACCTGGAAGCGCTCAAGGACGCCTTCGAACGCACCGATTACGCCCACCGCACTCCCTACCGCGTCGAGGCGCCCTTCCAGCTCACCCTCGCCGGCCGGGTCGTACGCGGGCGGATCGACGCCGTCTACAAGAACGGCGACGGCCACGGAGCCACCTACGAGATCGTCGACTGGAAGACCAGCCGCTCCCGCACCGCCGACCCCCTCCAGCTCGCCGTGTACCGGCTGGCCTGGGCCGAGCAGCAGGGCGTGCCGCCCGAATCGGTCACGGCCGCCTTCCTGTACGTGCGCAGCGGCGAGACCGTACATCCCGAGGGACTGCCGGACCGGGCAGCCCTGGAGCGGCTGCTCAGGGGAGACGACCCGGGCGACACGGAGGGCGTACGCGGGGCGAGCCGAGTGTGA
- the nudC gene encoding NAD(+) diphosphatase: MTTWTDHTADRPISLTAPSGIDRAAHHRLDEAWLAAAWSHPTTRCFVVSGGQVLIDETPDGRTELVMTPSFEAPLTEAHRYFLGTDDEGVSYFALQKDALPGRIDQSARPAGLREAGLLLSPRDAGLMVHAVGLENWQRTHRFCSRCGERTVIAAAGHIRRCPACGAEHYPRTDPAVIMAVTDEDDRILLGRQVHWPEGRFSTLAGFVEPGESIEQSVRREVLEEVGVTVGAVEYVASQPWPFPSSLMLGFMAHATSTDIDVDGDEIHEARWFSREELHAAFESGEVLPPYGISIAARLIEMWYGKPLPTRSFV; encoded by the coding sequence GTGACCACCTGGACCGACCACACCGCCGACCGACCCATCTCCCTGACCGCCCCGAGCGGCATCGACCGCGCCGCCCACCACCGGCTCGACGAGGCCTGGCTCGCGGCGGCGTGGAGCCACCCCACGACCCGCTGCTTCGTGGTCTCCGGCGGCCAGGTCCTCATCGACGAGACGCCCGACGGCCGTACCGAACTGGTCATGACGCCTTCCTTCGAGGCACCGCTCACCGAGGCCCACCGCTACTTCCTCGGCACCGACGACGAAGGCGTCAGCTACTTCGCCCTCCAGAAGGACGCACTGCCCGGCCGCATCGACCAGTCCGCCCGCCCGGCGGGCCTGCGCGAGGCCGGACTGCTCCTGTCACCACGCGACGCGGGCCTCATGGTGCACGCGGTCGGCTTGGAGAACTGGCAGCGCACCCACCGCTTCTGCTCCCGATGCGGCGAGCGCACGGTCATCGCCGCCGCCGGCCACATCCGCCGCTGCCCGGCCTGCGGCGCCGAGCACTACCCGCGCACCGACCCGGCCGTGATCATGGCCGTCACCGACGAGGACGACCGGATCCTGCTCGGCCGCCAGGTCCACTGGCCCGAGGGCCGCTTCTCCACGCTCGCCGGCTTCGTCGAGCCCGGCGAGTCCATCGAACAGTCGGTACGCCGCGAGGTCCTCGAGGAGGTCGGCGTCACCGTCGGCGCGGTCGAGTACGTGGCCAGCCAGCCCTGGCCCTTCCCGTCCAGCCTGATGCTCGGCTTCATGGCCCACGCCACCTCGACCGACATCGACGTCGACGGCGACGAGATCCACGAAGCCCGCTGGTTCTCCCGCGAGGAGCTGCACGCGGCCTTCGAGTCCGGCGAGGTGCTGCCCCCCTACGGCATCTCCATCGCCGCCCGACTGATCGAGATGTGGTACGGCAAGCCGCTCCCGACGAGGAGCTTCGTCTGA
- a CDS encoding dipeptidase: MSQTPDSAVRTHIEQHRAAFLDDLAAWLRIPSVSAQPDHAPDVRHSADWLAAKLKETGFPTAEVWHTPGAPAVFAEWPSGDPDAPTVLVYGHHDVQPAAREDGWDSEPFDPVIRENRLYARGAADDKGQVFFHTLGVRAHLAATGRTAPAVNLKLLIEGEEESGSPHFRSLVEEHTERLTADAVIVSDTGMWSEDTPTVCTGMRGLAECEIRLHGPDQDIHSGSFGGAVPNPATAAARLVAALHDEHARVAIPGFYDGIVELTDRERELFAELPFDEEQWLRTAKSSATHGEAGHTTLERIWARPTAEVNGIGGGYQGPGSKTIIPSSAMVKLSFRLVAGQDPDHIEKAVRAWAAKQVPAGIRHEISFGSATRPCLTPLDHPALQSVARAMSRAFQSPVRFTREGGSGPAADLQEVLGAPVLFLGISVPSDGWHAPNEKVELDLLLKGVETSAYLWGDLAENWRHAP; this comes from the coding sequence ATGAGCCAGACCCCGGACAGCGCCGTCCGCACGCACATCGAGCAGCACCGCGCCGCCTTCCTCGACGACCTCGCCGCATGGCTGCGCATCCCCTCCGTGTCCGCCCAGCCCGATCACGCCCCCGACGTACGGCACAGCGCGGACTGGCTCGCCGCCAAGCTCAAGGAGACCGGCTTCCCGACCGCCGAGGTCTGGCACACCCCGGGCGCCCCGGCCGTCTTCGCCGAGTGGCCCTCGGGCGACCCGGACGCGCCCACCGTCCTCGTCTACGGCCACCACGACGTGCAGCCCGCCGCCCGCGAGGACGGCTGGGACAGCGAGCCCTTCGACCCCGTCATCCGCGAAAACCGGCTCTACGCGCGCGGGGCGGCCGACGACAAGGGCCAGGTGTTCTTCCACACACTCGGCGTCCGTGCCCACCTCGCCGCCACCGGCCGCACCGCCCCCGCCGTCAACCTGAAGCTGCTGATCGAAGGCGAGGAGGAGTCCGGCTCCCCGCACTTCCGCAGCCTCGTCGAGGAGCACACCGAACGGCTCACCGCCGACGCCGTGATCGTCTCCGACACCGGCATGTGGTCCGAGGACACCCCGACCGTCTGCACCGGCATGCGCGGCCTCGCCGAGTGCGAGATCCGGCTGCACGGCCCCGACCAGGACATCCACTCCGGATCCTTCGGCGGCGCCGTACCCAACCCGGCCACCGCCGCCGCCCGCCTCGTGGCCGCCCTGCACGACGAGCACGCACGCGTGGCGATCCCCGGCTTCTACGACGGCATAGTCGAGCTGACCGACCGCGAACGCGAACTCTTCGCCGAGCTGCCGTTCGACGAGGAACAGTGGCTGCGCACCGCCAAGTCGTCCGCCACCCACGGCGAGGCCGGACACACCACCCTGGAGCGCATCTGGGCCCGCCCCACCGCCGAGGTCAACGGCATCGGCGGCGGCTACCAGGGCCCCGGCAGCAAGACGATCATCCCGTCCTCGGCGATGGTGAAGCTGTCCTTCCGGCTGGTCGCCGGCCAGGACCCCGACCACATCGAGAAGGCCGTCCGCGCCTGGGCCGCCAAGCAGGTGCCCGCCGGGATCCGGCACGAGATCAGCTTCGGCTCCGCCACGCGCCCGTGCCTGACCCCGCTCGACCACCCCGCGCTGCAGTCCGTGGCCCGCGCCATGAGCCGCGCCTTCCAGAGCCCGGTCCGCTTCACCCGCGAAGGCGGATCCGGACCCGCCGCCGACCTCCAGGAGGTCCTCGGCGCCCCCGTCCTCTTCCTGGGCATCTCCGTTCCCTCCGACGGCTGGCACGCCCCGAACGAGAAGGTCGAACTCGACCTCCTCCTCAAGGGCGTCGAGACCAGCGCCTACCTGTGGGGCGACCTCGCCGAGAACTGGCGTCACGCCCCCTGA
- a CDS encoding mycoredoxin gives MQGTVTMYSTTWCGYCRRLKSQLDREGIAYTEINIEQDPESAAFVEKANGGNQTVPTVLFADGSTMTNPSLAQVKQKLAA, from the coding sequence ATGCAGGGCACTGTGACGATGTACAGCACGACTTGGTGCGGTTACTGCCGCCGGCTGAAGAGCCAGCTGGACCGGGAGGGCATCGCCTACACCGAGATCAACATCGAGCAGGACCCGGAGTCCGCTGCTTTCGTGGAGAAGGCGAATGGCGGAAACCAGACGGTTCCGACCGTGCTCTTCGCGGACGGCAGCACGATGACGAACCCGTCGCTGGCTCAGGTGAAGCAGAAGCTGGCCGCCTGA